The window TGCGGTGCCCAGGCAAGGAGAAGACCGAGGACAGGGACGAGTCTCTTGTGGACCATGGCACTCACGTGACGACGCATCGTCTGGAGAGGGGGGGGATGGTGGGGCTGCCCTCGAGTAGAAGGCCAATCTCCCCCGCTGGCAACATGAATGCGCTGTCCAGGTGAAGGAACCCTGAGTGCAAGGATTCCCTCACTTTCAATGCCTCCCGGGAAAACTCAAATCCACACGTTGACGCAGCCAGGCAACAGGGGTGTCACGGGACGATGGCGAAGGCACGCGCCGGGAAGCCCAGACCATTGGCCACCTTGGGCCAGGTCACGACGATCAACGCCCCCGTGGGCGGCACCTTGTCCAGGTGGGCCATGACCTCGATCTGATAGCGCCCCTGGCCCAGCACCCACTTCTCCGCGTCCAGCGTCGAGGTGATGTCGGTGTCGAGCGACTCGTGACCGATGGCCGTGATTTTCCTCTTCTCGAAGAGGAACTGGACGGCCGCCAGGGACCAGGCCGGGAAGGGGTGGCGCTTGAAGCGCTCGGGATTGCCAAAATCCTTGTACATGTCGGTACGCAGCGCGGCGAAGGAGCCCTCCGGCACGCGGCCGTGCTTCTTCTCCCAGTCCAGGATGTCCTGCACGGTGATCGCGTGGTTGGGGTCCTTGCCGAGCAACGGGGTGATGTCGAGGACCACCAGCGGAAGGAGCATCTCCCGCAGGGGGATCTGATCCAGGGTGATTCCGTTCTCGTGGAAGTGCGCGGGAGGATCCACGTGGGTGCCGTACTGACCCACCATGGAATAGAAGGTCGTGCGGAAGCCATCCTTCTCCAGGGTGTAGGGCCGGTAGGTCTTCGGATCCGACGCGGTGGTGAAGGTGGCCTGGCCAAAGCCCTGCCATACCGGCGTGCTGGGACTGAAGCTGTGGGTGAGATCGACCATCTTGCGGGAGGCGAGCGCCTTGTAGGCCTCGGCCAGACTCGGCCCCTCGGCCTGTACGGCCGTGGCTCCCAGGACCAGCGAAAGCGCGAGCAGATCACGCGCCAGGGTTTTCTTCTCGAACAGACGACGCAACACGGACATGGCTGTCTCCAGTGAAAGAGAGTTCCAGACTAAGCCATGTCATGGGCCAGGCACCGCGTGGAATGCGAATGTCACGGTGGAGCTCGCTACCGCGAGGGGTGCTTCTCAATCGCAGACAGGTGAGAAGCCCTTTCCGGGACGCGTTCCGGCGCTCCTGGGGGAACGCTCATTCCCAGGAGAATTCAAACTCATAATCGAGGGTGGACGGCTGGCGTCCGCTGATCTTCACGTTCTGGGCGCCCATCCGGTCGAGCGTGGCCCGCAGGCCTCCCTCGTGGTACGCGCGGGGAATGAAGTTGCGCGTGAGGAGGAGCCGGCCCGTCGTGGGCCCATCCCACACCAGTTGGCGAGTCCCATAACTCGTCGTCATCCGGTAGATGCCCTGAATGCTGATCATCAGGCTCCGGGTGTCCTGACCGGTGAGGTGCTTCAACGCCCTGCCCATGAGGGAGTCGAGGAAGTCCGTCATCGCCTGATGTCCCAACAACCACAGGGCCCTGTCGAAGCCGCCGTACCGGGGGCCCAGCACCTGCCCGGCGGCGTAGGTCAACCGGATGAGGGAGCTGATGGGATAGTTGAAGAACTCCACGAAGTGGCGCTCTCCGCTGGCCATCAGGCAGTGCCTCGCGGCCGCTTCGCCATCGAGCGTGCGCACCTTCTCGAGCATGCTCTTGAAGAAGAGTCCTCGCACGGTATCCTGCGGGGTCGCCAGCGCCAGCCGTTGCTCCATTTCCTGCTGCCAGAACAGTAACGACTCACTGTCCGTCAGCCCTTGCGAGATCGTGCTCATGGATTCCCTGTGGCCCTGGGCGAAGCCTCGTCACCCCAGATGGAGGGAGTCTACCACGAGCCCCTCCAGAGCCCCGAGGGTCCCCCCTCGCGCCACTCACCCCGGAGGAAGCAGGGCCGCCTGGGCCGCGGCCACGGCCGAGCCCGGTGCGATACGGTGGCCCGCCACGGCGAGAGCTCGCTCGATGGCCCCCACGGTGGCCAGAACATCCCCTGGGCTCACGACGTTCATATGCCCCACGCGGAAGTAGCGCGTCTTGAGTTGGGGATGGAGGCCGCCAGCGAGCACCACGCCCTGCTCTCGCACCTTTCCCACCCACGTGGCATCCACACCCTCCGGGAAGTAGAGGGCACTGAGGGTGTGAGCAGCCACGGACTCGGACGCGGGCAACGTGCGCAGACCCAGCGCACGCCAGGCGGCCCGGAAGGCCCCCGCCATGCGACGGTGCCGCTCGAAGCGCGCCTCCATGCCCTCACGCAGGAGTTGTCCGAGGCTCACCTCCAGTGCGTACACGAGGTTGACGGGCGGGGTGGCGAAGTACGCGGCCCGGCCCGTCTCATAGGCCTCCATGATGGGAAGCCATTCGGCGAAGTCCGCGTACAAGGAGCGCACGGGCGTGCGGCGGGCGCGCCAGGAGTCCATGGCCCGTCGGCTCACACTCAAGAGCGCCAGTCCCGGAGGCACTCCGAGCGCCTTCTGACTCGCGGTGAGGTAGACGTCCGCGCCCCACGCGTCCTGGTGGAACGTCTCGCCGGCGGTGGCGCACACCCCGTCCACCACGGACAGCACCCCGTGCCGGTGGGCCGCCCGCACGAGCGCCTCCGCCGGTGCGAGCACCCCGGTGCTCGTGTCCACGTGCGTGACGGTCATCAGCTTGAAGCGGCCGCCCGCGAGCAATCGCTCCACCTCCGCCGAGTCCGGCACCTCGCCCGGGCTAGCCCGCGCCTGCACCACCTCGGCCCCGTAGCGCTCGAGCAACGAGGCCATGCGGTCGCTGAAGTAGCCGGTATTCACGACCAGGGCGCGCTCGCCCGGCTCCACCAGATTGGCCACCGCCATTTCCATGGCCCACGTGCCGCTGCCCGCCACCACGAAGGGTTGGGCCGAGGGCGCCAGGCACACCTCGCGCAGGCGCTGGAGGGCGCGGCCAAACACGGCGATGAACTCGGGGGACACGTGGCTGGCCGTCTTGGCGCCCAGCGCGCGCATCACCTCGGGATCGAACTCCACCGGGCCGGGGATCATCAGCAGGTCTCGCTCGCTCATGGAACGAGGGCGTAGCGTGGCGCGGGCACGGACTCCACGGCGAGCGCGAGGGGATGTCCGAAAGCGACAGTGCGGATGCGCGGCCAGGTGCGCGAAGCCCGCAAAGGCGAAGGCCCCGAGTCGACACCTCGCGGTGGGGACTCGGGGCCTTCAAAAAAAATCCGGCAGCGACCTACTCTCCCGCGCGGTTTCCCGCGGAGTACCATCGGCTCTGGAGGGCTTAACTTCCGTGTTCGGGATGGGAACGGGTGGGACCCCTCCGACATTGCCACCGGAAAAACAGGACAGTCCATACGAAGGGTAGGTGAATCAACTTCCACTGCGAAGCTCTCGTGCCTTCTTCCGGGCCCGGCGTCATGCGCGTGGCGCATTCGCTCGGGGCCTCGACCTTGGCCTCGTGTCTCGTGCCCCCCCTCCCTGAGGTGGGGCTGCTGAGAGATTGAGGTAAAGTAAGCCTCTCGACCTATTAGTACCGGTTAGCTCAACGCGTTACCGCGCTTACACACCCGGCCTATCAACGTCGTCGTCTTCGACGGGTCTTCAGGGGCTTGCGCCCGGGATACCTGTTCTTGAGGTCGGTTTCCCGCTTAGATGCTTTCAGCGGTTATCCAATCGACACATGGCTACCCAGCGATGCCTCTGGCGAGACAACTGGTACACCAGCGGTGTCTCCAACCCGGTCCTCTCGTACTAAGGTCAGAGCCTCTCAAGTATCCTACGCCCACAGCAGATAGGGACCAAACTGTCTCACGACGTTTTGAACCCAGCTCGCGTACCGCTTTAATTGGCGAACAGCCAAACCCTTGGGACCTGCTCCAGCCCCAGGATGCGATGAGCCGACATCGAGGTGCCAAACCTCCCCGTCGATGTGAACTCTTGGGGGAGATAAGCCTGTTATCCCCGGAGTACCTTTTATCCGTTGAGCGATGGCCCTTCCATTCAGGACCACCGGATCACTATGACCTGCTTTCGCACCTGCTCGACGTGTCCGTCTCGCAGTCAAGCTCCCTTATGCCATTGCACTCGCCGCCCGGTTTCCAATCGGGCTGAGGGAACCATCGCGCGCCTCCGTTACGTTTTGGGAGGCGACCGCCCCAGTCAAACTACCCACCAGACAGTGTTCCAACTCCCGGTGAGGGAGCATGGTTAGACACCAGAATCCGACAGGGTGGTATTTCACCGTTGCCTCCACCGAACCTAGCGGCCCGGCTTCAAAGGCTCCCACCTATCCTACACAGTCGAACCCTAGTGTCACTGTCAAGTTGTAGTAAAGGTTCACGGGGTCTTTCCGTCTTGCTGCGGGTAAACTGCATCGGCACAGCTATTTCAATTTCGCTGAGTCCCTCTCCGAGACAGCGCGGAAGTCGTTACTCCATTCGTGCAGGTCGGAACTTACCCGACAAGGAATTTCGCTACCTTAGGACCGTTATAGTTACGGCCGCCGTTTACTGGGGCTTCGGATCATCGCTTCACCTTGCGGCTGACGAATCCCCTTAACCTTCCAGCACCGGGCAGGAGTCAGACCCTATACGTCGGCTTCTTGCCTTCGCAGAGTCCTGTGTTTTTGGTAAACAGTCGCTACCGCCATTTCTCTGCAACCTCTTTCGGCTTCGGCTGTACGCCTACACCTACCAGAGGCCCACCTTCTTCCGAAGTTACGGTGGAAATTTGCCTAGTTCCTTGGAGGAGAGTTCTCTCAAGCGCCTTAGGATTTTCTCCTCACCCACCTGTGTCGGTTTGCGGTACGGACACCCTGTAGACTCCCCGCGGAACTTTTCTTGGAAGCCGAGCATCAACGACTTACCCCGTGAGGGGCGCCATGGGGTCTCGGGGATAGCTGCCGCGCCTTTAATCGTACGCGACACCCCTACGCCTTTGGACTGACACAACCACCGGTCAGCTCGCCTAGCTTTCTCCGTCCTTCCTCGGTTCAACGTCTACAAGATGGCGCAGGAATATTAACCTGCTTGCCATCACCTACGCCTTTCGGCCTCGGCTTAGGTCCCGGCTAACCCTGGGAAGATTAACTTGACCCAGGAAACCTTGGGTTTACGGCGAGGGGGTTTCCCACCCCCTTTATCGCTACTCATTTCGGCATCAGCACTCGCAACCGCTCCACCAGCCCTTGCGGTCTAGCTTCTCAGCTGTTGCAACGCTCCCCTACCACTGCATGCACCTGGTGCACGCAATCCGAAGCTTCGGCGCTAGTCTTGAGCCCCGTTACATTTTCGGCGCGGCCTGTCTCGACCAGTGAGCTATTACGCTTTCTTTAAAGGATGGCTGCTTCTAAGCCAACCTCCTGGTTGTCAATGACTTGCCACATCCTTTCTAGTGTTCACTTAGACTAGACTTGGGGGCCTTAGCTGTCGGTCTGGGTTATTCCCCTCTTGCCAATGGACGTTATCACCCACTGACTGCTTCCCGAGCTAACAATTGCTGGCATTCGGAGTTTGGTACGGTTTGGTAATCTGGTGAGACCCCTAGCCGTTCCAGTGCTCTACCTCCAGCATTGAATTACTCGAGACGATACCTAAATATCTTTCGGGGAGAACCAGCTATCACGGAGTTTGATTGGCCTTTCACCCCTACACACAGCTCATCCCAGAAATTTTCAACTTTCATGAGTTCGGTCCTCCATGAGGTGTTACCCTCACTTCAACCTGGCCATGTGTAGATCACCCCGCTTCGGGTTATAATGCACGCAACTGTGTCGCCCGTTTCGGACTCGCTTTCGCTCCGGCTCCACCTATCGGCTTAGCCTCGCTACGTACATTAAGTCGCCGAATCATGATGCAAAAGGTACGCCCTCGCACTGGGTTGCCCCGTAGTGCTCGGACTGCTTGTAGACATGCGGTTTCAGGTTCTTTTGACTCCCCTCACTGGGGTTCTTTTCACCTTTCCCTCGCGGTACTAGTTCACTATCGGTCGCCAAGGAGTATTTAGCCTTACCGGATGGTCCCGGCGGATTCAGGCAGGATTGCACGTGTCCCGCCCTACTTGGGTACCCCGCTCAGCTCCAGTTCGTTTTCGCGTACGCGACTGTCACGCCCTTTGGTCCACCTTTCCAGATGGTTCCGCTAACAAACCGGAGTCCTACCGCGGACCCGCAACCCCGATGCCATTTTCATGACACCGGTTTAGGCTC is drawn from Cystobacter fuscus DSM 2262 and contains these coding sequences:
- a CDS encoding cyclase family protein, encoding MSVLRRLFEKKTLARDLLALSLVLGATAVQAEGPSLAEAYKALASRKMVDLTHSFSPSTPVWQGFGQATFTTASDPKTYRPYTLEKDGFRTTFYSMVGQYGTHVDPPAHFHENGITLDQIPLREMLLPLVVLDITPLLGKDPNHAITVQDILDWEKKHGRVPEGSFAALRTDMYKDFGNPERFKRHPFPAWSLAAVQFLFEKRKITAIGHESLDTDITSTLDAEKWVLGQGRYQIEVMAHLDKVPPTGALIVVTWPKVANGLGFPARAFAIVP
- a CDS encoding TIGR02265 family protein, whose translation is MSTISQGLTDSESLLFWQQEMEQRLALATPQDTVRGLFFKSMLEKVRTLDGEAAARHCLMASGERHFVEFFNYPISSLIRLTYAAGQVLGPRYGGFDRALWLLGHQAMTDFLDSLMGRALKHLTGQDTRSLMISIQGIYRMTTSYGTRQLVWDGPTTGRLLLTRNFIPRAYHEGGLRATLDRMGAQNVKISGRQPSTLDYEFEFSWE
- a CDS encoding pyridoxal-phosphate-dependent aminotransferase family protein — its product is MSERDLLMIPGPVEFDPEVMRALGAKTASHVSPEFIAVFGRALQRLREVCLAPSAQPFVVAGSGTWAMEMAVANLVEPGERALVVNTGYFSDRMASLLERYGAEVVQARASPGEVPDSAEVERLLAGGRFKLMTVTHVDTSTGVLAPAEALVRAAHRHGVLSVVDGVCATAGETFHQDAWGADVYLTASQKALGVPPGLALLSVSRRAMDSWRARRTPVRSLYADFAEWLPIMEAYETGRAAYFATPPVNLVYALEVSLGQLLREGMEARFERHRRMAGAFRAAWRALGLRTLPASESVAAHTLSALYFPEGVDATWVGKVREQGVVLAGGLHPQLKTRYFRVGHMNVVSPGDVLATVGAIERALAVAGHRIAPGSAVAAAQAALLPPG